One window of Manihot esculenta cultivar AM560-2 chromosome 17, M.esculenta_v8, whole genome shotgun sequence genomic DNA carries:
- the LOC110605450 gene encoding uncharacterized protein LOC110605450, giving the protein MKTEANRRDPDKYCQYYHTHGHDTNDCYQLINEIKRLIKRGHLQNFVKKPEGERPQQIPAAEGPRRLGAGPVNDGSSGTINMIVGGTGGRMSKRGKKRDRDREGSSSEVMQVVEHSPAVISFSSKDAYEIQRPHDDALVIEAVIYNYRVKKILIDDGSKVNLLPYRVFQQLRIPEDQLVRDQAPVKGIRGAPVVVEGKVKVALTLGEPPQS; this is encoded by the coding sequence ATGAAAACAGAAGCAAATCGaagagatcctgacaaatattgtcaataCTACCACACTCACGGCCACGATACCAATGACTGCTACCAACTGATTAATGAAATCAAAAGACTGATAAAGAGGGGCCACCTCCAAAACTTTGTAAAGAAACCTGAAGGAGAAAGACCCCAACAAATCCCTGCAGCAGAAGGGCCTCGAAGGCTGGGGGCAGGACCAGTTAATGATGGTTCTAGcggaaccatcaacatgattgttggaggaactggaggtcggatgagcaaGAGGGGGAAGAAGAGAGATCGTGACAGGGAGGGGAGTAGCAGTGAAGTGATGCAAGTGGTGGAGCACTCCCCTGCAGTCATCTCTTTCTCCTCTAAAGACGCCTATGAAATTCAGAGGCCTCACGATGATGCCCTAGTCATCGAAGCTGTTATTTATAACTATCGAGTCAAGAAGATCCTGATCGACGATGGAAGCAAGGTGAACTTATTGCCATACAGGGTCTTCCAGCAGCTGAGAATCCCCGAAGATCAACTGGTACGAGATCAAGCCCCAGTAAAAGGAATCAGAGGAGCCCCAGTAGTTGTGGAGGGGAAAGTAAAGGTGGCACTGACTCTAGGAGAACCGCCTCAGTCCTGA